In one Nicotiana sylvestris chromosome 8, ASM39365v2, whole genome shotgun sequence genomic region, the following are encoded:
- the LOC138874830 gene encoding uncharacterized protein yields MGISGSSGVSFTTFQLQGAAFKWWRTYELDSLDEAASLTWAQFSDLFLREYVPQSLKDTWHADFEHLHQGAMTISEYVVCYTSLARHAPALVSTVRERVHWFIKGLIPSIRSSMARELEMDISYQQVVSIARRIEGMPAREKEERKGKRSRE; encoded by the coding sequence atgggtatctcaggatcgagcggggtttctttcactaccttccaactTCAAGGAGCCGCCTTtaagtggtggcgcacctatgagttagacagtctagatgaggctgcttcgctgacttgggctcagttttcagatctgttcctgagggagtatgttcctcaaagcctcaaGGACACATGGCATgcagattttgagcatttgcaccagggtgctatgactatttcagagtatgttgtctgttacactagtctagctaggcatgcaccagccttggtttctactgtccgcGAAAGGGTTCACTGGTTTATTAaaggccttattcccagcatcagatctagcatggctcgtgagttggagatggatatttcttatcagcaggtggtgagcattgctaggaggattgagggtatgcctgCTAGGGAGAAAGAGGAGAGGAAGggcaagaggtctcgagagtag